In the Hevea brasiliensis isolate MT/VB/25A 57/8 chromosome 8, ASM3005281v1, whole genome shotgun sequence genome, ttcaaccaaatttaaaaattcatatttgaatctcattcaaacaaatttaaaaattcagatttgaatatcattcaaacaattaaatcaaaatttaattgtgtgattaaaactcctaattaaacattttaattagtcatgggcctaattatgggccttgaaaccaagcccacactcaagcccaaaaaccatgcgcatggttgaatgaaccaaaccatgcgcaccaatggtgCTCTACACCTTGCCGCCAcattgttggtccaaccagcaatgaatcaatcaacttttgatcaaatcacataattaaatcagatattaaacaatctaaatggcaaatatagtggctctgataccaattgtaggagcgaaagcatgaaaattgttagattagaacattgaattcaaaaattttcttctagggtttcatgcatcatgccacatctattatgtgcctaattgatttcaatgttcaattgcatattaaaacacttttaatatgtattaggatctacatttaccatttaagatttttgaattaacaaattaattcatttgaaCTCTAGATTGATAcaataatatgtgcactaaccttttgatgtactGTAGATGTAATTAGTACCTTTGTgatgcacctaggaccccaagagttatccctgtagcttgtccacaccaagatcaccaatggtagcccctaaACCAACTTCTCAAGcgttgccaaccaattagaaattagggatttgcctttagagaggttgtaaatgtgtataggacactagaaacaatttttagcaattttaattcaaagaaaacaattgatttctctttgaattgatgagaaaagatgaagagaggagatggaggaagaggtgccgccacacatagagagaataagagtgttggctgattttttgttttctcataacatcattttatataattaggttatcacttaaaacccttgccacatgttatcgcctgattgcatcttaatctaaattgacctaatcacattaagccaagtgtcaaagctagatttaatcttgactttgatcaccttgcatgataggaagacaaatggcaaacttatatggtgccatgagtcaccatctcatggcgccacatgttaccttgtgaaatgaccaaattacccttgtgttttaattttgagttctcaacccaaaataattatttctcctcttctaatcaatttatatcaaatataaattaattaattaatctctattaattaatttctcataattaaattcatatttaaacactttaaatataaatttaacttatactatacatccaatgacctagatttggtttcaagccatactagagaatttgtaattttattgcaaaccaaacctatttaattaataaattaaactctttaattaatcaattaaatcacatttaacttggtgattatcttgtgtatgtgtgtgacttactaggctcatcactaattggcaatgagatatgatattaactcttaatatcatcagaactctttcttaccataaatgatttctctaaataattttaggcatctcatagaccatgattgacacctagcatagcatgccacggccacccaatcagtaacaaggaatacctttaaatgaacttataatcatatgttaccatgcacaagaatctctctgttacaaaatcctaattcgagctggagtcatggtttatgtcaagccccatttactatgaatattatattcttttaattccagttcttgattaattagattttcttgtcagaaactcttttctgactaaatttgaCTGTCCTGgtaaggaacttgaaacatcaagaacaattaaatgaatataggactttgtccctatttacttagggtaacagattctatcttgatcaacacctacctccatatataactagtaggagccaacacatgcccatatacccatacatagtacaagtatgaaagcagtatcaaactcaaactacctacatacaagataactgtgttatctcaggtctaaagattatatgcactaatatgatatatgacaatgcattgacaagagtaaactccatgtgcttgtcatatgcgttacTGGTTcagcttacttatcatgtataagtgcctattatgtttgttatatggcatgagacacaccattccatcttatttatttctcatataaataccttgggaacaaacatgattacaatctttctgaataagtcatgtccttattgtgaagtatcctcaattgtgaaccaatttatgatactttgttgtagaaatactgtcactcatattcttaataacttaagaatagaatttctaataaaatatcaatggaccttttctattacatataaatatattatgtaaacagaaaagtaaaattaccatttattaattaaaatgtttacaaaatatatactaaatgatatgctctagggcatactactaatacatCATTATTCCCTTACTTTTCTTTGTGtctaaatttcttttaatctttaattttgcaattagaacTCAATTCACTCCCTCTCCTGGGTTGTTACAAGGGACAACAAATATATCAAACtattaattttgatataatttaatataatattattcattttataatatatatttaacatTTATTTCATAATATACTAATTCAATTTTGATTAAATCTTAAACTATTATTGATTCAAAATCAAACCGAATTTGAAAACCTTCAATTGATTCATTAACATGCAAACATCAACTACATGATCATATAAACAATACATATTGGCTTCAAATTGGTGTTAAGGATCTTGTGAATAGGGAGTATGTACCCTCTATCTCTACCCTGTCCCTGATAAGTTTTCTCCATAGCTGCTTCACAAGACGAAATTAAAGATAAGGATTGATGGCCTTATTTGGGACAAATCAATAAGAAATCACCCTCCATAGCAAATAATACACAATCACCCCTAAAGGATGTGTTTATTCTTGATAAGTATTTCATAATATTAATACAATTCTATTGGAATTTCCATATTGCATGGGTTCATTTTGGTGTTTCTTCTCCAAGGGCAGCCCTACGAAAGCCAACATACCTATCATAGAGTTTGTCTCTTGGAGGCCAACTTTTCTTGATCACCGGGATATTTGAGAATTCTTGGATCCATGCCACTAATAATGGGAATTTTTCTTGGTCTATCACTTTTATACCAATTAcctcctcaagtacatccatatAATAAGCAATCCAACCCAATGCAAGATCTGCTAGTCCAATGGTCTCTCCTCCAAAGAATTTCTTTCCTTTTAGCTCTTCTTCCAAATATTTCAAGCTCTCTATGATTGAAAGAATTGCTTCTTCCTGTTCTTTTCCTTGCTTTGTGAGAGCAACAAATCTAATTGTTGGCAAGATCTGcctcaaggaaaaaaaaaaaaagaaatgatatAATAAGTGTATTTAATTGGAAAATAACTCAGCTTAtgataaatttaagatataatatttatttacttaCAATGAAAATGATAGCgtttagtatttttattataGTCAAAACACTACTACTAATATTTAATAGTTAACGGGTGATATATGAAAATGAGTGGTTTATAAAAAGTTACTTAATTGGTGACACTAGTGTTTAGAGATTAAGAGAGTAGTTTATAAAAAGTTAATCATCTTAACTTTTAGAAGTTGAGAGAGcgttttaattagaatttaattattatttttatatttaataattatttttatcaaaacaACTATATAAACAGTTAATTATAACACCAAATAGTTAAACATTAGTAAAATAATTGAGCTACTAAAATTGTTAACCGACGTATTGAAAAGTAATGGGGCAATGATAATATTACCTTCTCATCACTGAACTTAGCCCAGAAGCGAGCCTTAGCTCGTTGGTAAGGATCTTCAGGAAGCAGTGGATTTTGTTTCCAAGTCTCGTCCAGGTATTCAAGAATGAGAACAGATTCACAGATGGGTTTTTCATTATGAACAAGTACAGGGATCTTCTTGTAAACAGGATTATACTGCAGAAGCAAAGGACTCTTGTTGGAAAGATCTTCAAGTACTTCTTCATACTCAATACCCTTCAGTTTTAGTGCCCACAACACTCTCAAACCATATGGGCTTGACCAGTTCCTGAAGAGCTTCACTTCTTCTGCCATGGTACTCTCTGTTTTCTTCTCCAGCTTTATTATAAATGAGAACTCACTGCCCCACACATATATACAAGAATGGCCAGCAGAGGATTGGAATACTTTGGAACTAGTGAAGTTCAAGGTTTCCAGTGACTCATGTTACGCAAGAGGTGACGCATGTGATAATTACTGATTAGGTGAGTAAAGATGGAGCTGAAATTCAATCAACGTACGCAAAATTAATCATTGGATCAATGGTTTAATTTCTATTTTGATGGCTACACGTTGAGTTTGATAAGTAactttccactttccattattcaTATTCTAGAGTTTCCAGAAAAATGTTCactctattaaaaaaaataaaaattaggaaaattatgaaaaatatttttttcagtaaatttttttttttattggtcccttcaaatttttatagaaaaatattaaatatgtacagtaaattttaattttttgttaattggCCTCTTAAATTTTTTCATTAATacctaataatttataatttatttattgtgATTTATATTAAAGCATCAAAATTATTTAATTGTcaagtaaaaatttaaattaaaaactaaTGATTCAAACTTTATACTTAtacattaatattattttattttgctCTTCCTCTCATTCTATgagtataatataaattatttctttatcttttctctcatttagttatttttcttttatgtaatttaaattaaaaaattattttatttcttaatttttatgtaaaattttaattaaacaattttaatatatattttgcctatttgttattttttatttttaatggttATTTTTTAACCTTGTGCTATCATACTATATATAATCTAACTATGTGGGGTTTACAATTTTTTTGACTttttaatctataaattttatgtaaggatttggtaaaatttaacacgaaatgatttttatttctttaaatcatataatttatattatgaagtcatataataataaaaaaaatataatgatataatatttatatttattataaatttttcattataattttttttgctaataaaaatttttataatttaatattttatgttatttttatttactatatattttatgctatatatatttttttaattaaaaaaatctcgttaatattaaattaattatactttatagtatttaattatttatatatattttactttataaatatattttaatttccaCCGATTTCAGTTATCGCGTCGCATATGATATACTCCATTTCTCAgagctaaaaaaataaaaaaacaaaactcTACGACGTCGTTTCGAGCATCATCGTCTCCGTATCTCACAAGTATACCCAACTAATACGAGGTCGTTTCTGCGTAAACCAAAATGGGTTTTTGTACACAGCAGCTGATCATCACAGAGACACAGATCCAATTGGAATAGCTAGAATAGTACTACCGGAGAACATAGCAATAGGTTTCGTGGAACCAAATAGATGATGGCAGAACCGATTggtaaagaagaggaggaagaagaggaaggcagaggaggaggaggaggaggaggaggagagggAGGGAAAGAGGAGAAATCGAAGGTGATGAGCAGGAAAGAGAAGAGGAAGGCGATAAAGAAGATGAAGAGGAAGCAAGTGAGGAGGGAGATGGCGGAGAAGGAGAGGGAAGAAGAGGAGAGGAAACTGAATGATCCGGAGGAGCAGAGGAGAGAGAAGGAGATGGAGGAAGAGGAGAGACGGAGAATGGAGAGGGAGAGGAAGGAATTcaaggagagagagaggaagtgGCTGGAAGAAATGGAAAGGAAGAGAaaggaggaggaagaagaagaggaaaggaGGATGGCCTTGGAAGAAGAGGAAGAGTCCAACAGATTACTGGTATTTTTATTCCTTATATTTACTAATATTATATGCGTATGTATTTTTGAATTTTCTCAGTTTATTGTGAATTCCATCTGTGGTTGGTCAATGAGAAAGTTTGAATTTTAGTACTTGTATCATCTGTTTCGGTTCTGACATTTGTTTGGTTGCCGAGAAAGTCGGTCTGGTCGTGGCAACTTTGTAGCTTCTCTACAATTATTTACTTGTCTCCCGAAATTTTTGCTTTCTTTGGTTCCTGTCTTTATGAGGAAATCTGAAGGAAGGAGAATATGAGTGGAATTTCTGGCTTTAATGCTAAAAGAGTAACTATGACTAGTTTTGAGTAACTGCACTTCTTTTTATACCTTTTTTTAGGGGGCGTTAGGGTGTGGAAGTGTTGTATTCTGTTGTTTGGTGGGAAAGTGCAAGAGGGGTGAAGTGAAGAAACTTGTTTTTGCATTGTATTTCTATAATGGAATGGATGTGGCTGTTGTTCTTATGAATTTACCTTTAAAAGAGGGCAAAATGACTTAAGAAGAAAACTGCTGGAAGCCTTGCTATATTGGTCCATCTCATATAAAAATATTGCCGTTAAGGGCGTCATCTGGTCTTGTCATGGGCAAAACAGGCCTATGTGTGTGCTACATTGTATCTTATTAGTCTTAAAatcaaatatattatttttttcgaATCTATGATACACATTGACTGCTTTTAAAACCTTGTTTTGATATGTGGGGAGAAGAAAGAAAATATGTCAACAGAATTCATTTTAATACGCCAAACTAATTGCATGCTTGGTATGTAATTGCTGAAAGTTGGGATAATTGAGTGAAAAGGGAATAGGGTAGAATTATTGTGCTACAATCACTAAAATCTATCTTGTTTTATACTTCTACACATTAGTTTACCCTTATGGACTGAACCCTGGGATTTGAGATATTTTGATTGGGCTATACTTACTTGTCAGAAAAGTTACAGAAAGCAGGAAAATATTTCTTCCTCTGGGTTGATGTGATAAATTCACTGTCTGTTCTGTGGTATCTCTTTGTATCCGTGTTTTCTAAGGTTTAAGTGCCTGTTTGGCATTGCATTTGAAGGGCTGAAACTGCTTTTCTAAATAAAAGTGCCATTTtagatgttgttgaaaaaaactatttgaaaaaaaaaactgttttattatttgagtgttcttatgactaaaacttattaaatttaattttaaattattttttaatactttataACTAGTctatttaaaaaagtgat is a window encoding:
- the LOC110662065 gene encoding probable glutathione S-transferase, whose amino-acid sequence is MAEEVKLFRNWSSPYGLRVLWALKLKGIEYEEVLEDLSNKSPLLLQYNPVYKKIPVLVHNEKPICESVLILEYLDETWKQNPLLPEDPYQRAKARFWAKFSDEKILPTIRFVALTKQGKEQEEAILSIIESLKYLEEELKGKKFFGGETIGLADLALGWIAYYMDVLEEVIGIKVIDQEKFPLLVAWIQEFSNIPVIKKSWPPRDKLYDRYVGFRRAALGEETPK